One Rhododendron vialii isolate Sample 1 chromosome 2a, ASM3025357v1 genomic region harbors:
- the LOC131316685 gene encoding thymidine kinase-like codes for MGVKFSIFICFWRLKYLSSPKFRLKQKFHALDTSSPLFTSHQYRFRASLEEAFVQCLIFIPLVDSITKPTAQCELCGKRAFFTLRKIGETKMKLIGSLDVYMLVCHQHYDNGQVVE; via the exons ATGGGGGTCAAATTTAGcatttttatttgcttttggaGATTGAAGTATCTTTCTTCGCCAAAATTCAGGTTGAAGCAAAAGTTCCACGCCTTGGACACAAGTTCCCCATTGTTTACCAGTCATCAATATCGATTTCGTGCCTCGTTAG AAGAAGCTTTCGTTCAGTGCTTGATATTTATACCCCTTGTTGATTCCATAACCAAGCCGACAGCTCAATGTGAGCTTTGTGGCAAGCGGGCCTTTTTTACCCTACGGAAGATTGGAGAGACAAAGATGAAATTGATTGGTAGTTTGGATGTCTATATGCTCGTGTGTCACCAGCATTATGACAATGGACAAGTTGTTGAGTAA